The window GACGGGCTCTTGTTGTTGTCGAGCAGTTTGCCGGTGGCCGCATCGAGCGTCTTCGCGAGAATCTTGGCGCGCGCATTGCCGGTCTTGAAGCCGAGGTCTTCGAGCGACACCGCCAGCGCGAGGAACTCGCCGAGCGAATCCCAGCGCAGGTGGTTTTCCTGAACCAGCTGCTGCACGTGCTTCGGCGCCGAACCGCCCGCGCCCGTTTCGTACATGCCGCCGCCCGCCATCAGCGGAACGATCGACAGCATCTTCGCGCTCGTGCCGAGCTCCATGATCGGGAACAGGTCCGTGAGGTAATCGCGCAGGATGTTGCCCGTGGCCGAGATGGTGTCCTGGCCGCGAATCACGCGCTCCAGCGTGTAACGCATCGCTCGCACTTGCGACATGATCTGGATGTCGAGGCCCTTCGTGTCGTAATCCTTCAGGTACGTCTCGACCTTCTTGATCAGCTCGGCTTCGTGCGGACGGTACGGGTCGAGCCAGAACACGGCCGGCATGCCCGAGTTGCGCGCACGCGTGACCGCGAGCTTGACCCAGTCGCGGATCGGCGCGTCCTTGACCTGGCACATGCGCCAGATGTCGCCCTTCTCCACTTGCTGCGTCAGCGACGTCAGCACTTCACCCGTGGCGATATCGACGATGCGCGCTTCGCCGTCTTGCGGGATTTCGAACGTCTTGTCGTGCGAGCCGTACTCTTCCGCCTTCTGCGCCATCAGGCCGACGTTCGGCACCGTGCCCATCGTCTTCGGATCGAACGCGCCGTTGGTCTTGCAGAAGTTGATGATTTCCTGATAGATGCGCGCGAACGTGCTTTCCGGAATCAGGCATTTCGTGTCCGCCGGACGGCCGTCGGCGCCCCACATCTTGCCGCCTGCGCGAATCATCGCGGGCATCGATGCGTCGACGATCACGTCGTTCGGCGCGTGCAGGTTCGAGATGCCCTTGGCCGAATCGACCATCGCCAGCGCGGGACGGTGCTCGTGGCACGCGTGCATGTCGCGGATCACTTCTTCGCGCTTCGATTCCGGCAGCGCTTCAATCTTCTCGTACAGGTTCACGAGGCCGTTGTTGACGTTCACGCCCAGTTCCTCGAACAGCTTGGCGTGCTTCGCGAACGCGTCCTTGTAGAAGACCTTGACGGCATGGCCGAACACGATCGGGTGCGACACCTTCATCATCGTCGCCTTCACGTGCAGCGAGAGCATCACGCCCGTCTTGCGCGCGTCTTCCATCTGGTCTTCGTAGAACTCGACCAGCGCCTTCTTGCTCATGAACATGCTGTCGATGATCTCGCCGTCCAGCAGCGACACCTTCGGCTTCAGCACGATCGTCTCGCCGCTCTTTGTGACGAGCTCCATGCGGACGTCACGCGCGCGATCGAGCGTGATCGACTTTTCGCCGTGGTAGAAGTCGCCGTGCTTCATGTGCGCGACGTGCGTGCGCGATGCCATGCTCCACTCGCTCATGCTGTGCGGATGCTTCTTCGCGTAGTTCTTCACGGCGGCCGGCGCGCGGCGGTCCGAGTTGCCTTCGCGCAGCACCGGGTTCACGGCGCTGCCGAGGCACTTCGAGTAGCGCTTCTGGAGCGCCTTTTCCTCGTCGGTCTTCGGGGCTTCCGGATAGTCCGGCACCTTGTAGCCCTTCGACTGCAGCTCTTTGATCGCGCTCACGAGCTGCGGCACCGATGCACTGATGTTGGGCAGCTTGATGATGTTGGTTTCGGGGAGCTGGGTCAGGCGGCCCAGTTCGGCGAGGTTGTCCGGCACGCGCTGCTCTTCGGTCAGGAACTCCGGAAACTCGCCCAGGATACGGCCCGCCACCGAAATATCGCTCGTGGTGACCTCGATGCCCGCCGGCGCGGTGAACGTGCGGATGATGGGCAGGAACGCGCTGGTCGCGAGCAGAGGCGCTTCGTCGGTCAGGGTGTAGATGATCGTGGGTTGCTGAGTGCTCATTGCTTGGCTCTGGACGAGAAACAGGTTGAGGAACGTCGCCGGCTGGGGCGCAGACCGGATGAAACCCCTGAATTTTGCCTCATTTTGCTTTCACGAGGTTTTACGGGGGCTGACTCCCTTGCCCGCGGAGCACGAATTGGCCGACTTTGGCAGGCCCTTTTGGCGGAACAAAGCTCGCCCAAAGCCGCGTCGTTCGCGCTCGAGGCGCCTTGGCGTACACTGACCGCTGCCTTCGCACCCCAATTGCCATGCTCAAATCGATCGCCCCCGAACTGTGGCACCTCCAGCGCGATTTCGCACTGGTTGGCGGAATCCGCATTTCCTCGCGCATGACGGTCGTCCGGCTCGCGGATGCGTCGCTCTGGCTGCACGCTCCGGTGCCGCTTTCGGCTGACGTGCGATCGCAGCTCGCCGCATTGGGAGACGTTCGATACATTGTCGCGCCGAATAAATTGCATCACCTGTTCGTGACCGACTGCGCCGCTGCGTTTCCGGCCGCAGCCATTTACGGCGCCCCGGGCCTGAAGAAGAAGCGCCCCGACCTGGCCGCCATGCGCGAGCTGACTCGCGAAATCGAGCCGCAATGGTCGCAAGACCTCGAGCAGACCTTTTTCGACGGCTTCCCGCTCGGCAACGAAACCATCTGGTTTCACAAGCGCTCGCGCACGCTGATCGTGACCGACCTGTGCCAGTGCTGGCAAGGCGAAATGCCGTTTGCGTCAAAGCTGTATGCCTCGCTGACCGGCGTGAGAAATCGTCTCGCCGTGCCTCGCACCATACAGCTGGCCGTCAAGAATCGCGAGGCGGCGCGCGCCAGCGCCGCGAAAATCCTGGGCTATCCGTTCGAACGCGTCGTCACCGCGCACAATTCGATCGTCGAACACGACGCCCACGCGGCCGTGGAGCGTGCGTTCGCTTGCTTCGGTCCCGCCAGGTAAAGCCGGCGCGAATCCGCCCCATCCGTTACCTGTCGGGTAATGGAAACCCGGCGCCGTTTGACTATCATCCGCACCATGAGCACATTGAGCGCCCCCCTGATCCCGTCCCCCGCGCCGAGCGCGGCGAGCCGCACTGTCGGCGACATGCTGCGCGAATGGCGGCAGCGGCGACGCATGAGCCAATTGCTGCTCGCGTCCGAAGCCGAGATTTCGACGCGCCATCTCTCGTTCGTCGAATCGGGCCGGGCGCTGCCGAGCCGCGAGATGGTCATGCACCTTGCCGAGCGGCTCGAGGTACCGCTGCGGGCGCGCAACGCGCTGCTCGTCGCGGCCGGTTACGCGCCGCTCTTTCGCGAACGGCCGCTTTCGGACCCCCAATTGAGCGCCGCGCGGCAAGCGGTCGATCTCGTGCTCAAGGGCCACGAACCGTATCCGGCGCTCGCGATCGACCGCCATTGGACGATGGTCGCCGCCAACCGCGCGATTGCGCCGCTCGTCGCGCGGGCCGATCCCAAGCTGCTGGCCGGGCCGGTCAATGTGCTGCGGCTGTCGCTGCATCCGGACGGGCTCGCGCCGCACATCGTCAACTGGCACGCATGGCGCGAGCATGTGATCGGGCGCGTGCAGCGTCAGGCGGAAACGAGCGGCGACGCGACGCTTGCCGCGCTCGTCGGCGAATTGAGCGCCTACCCTGCGCCGCCGCATGCGCGCAAGCCGGATCCAGCCGGCGCGTTCGAAGCGAATCAGATCGCCGTCCCGTTCCGGCTCGCCACCGACCTCGGCGTGCTGTCGTTCTTCAGCACGACGACCGTGTTCGGCACGCCGGTCGACGTGACGTTGTCCGAACTCGCCATCGAAGCGTTCTTCCCCGCCGACGATGACACCGCGCGGGCACTGCGGGCCTACGCGGAAACCCAGGCCGCCCCCTAGAAATCGATCTTGGCGTTCAGGCTGAGCGTGCGCGGATCGCCGGGCTTGATGTAGTCGGCGTACTGGAATTCCCAGTACCGGCGATTGGCCAGGTTATCGATCGCGGCGCGGAGCGTGACGTCGTGGCCGGCGATTGCGGTGCTATACGTGGCCCCGGCGTTGACGAGCAGAAAGCCGGGCGCAGCCAGGTTGCCCGCTGCACGCACTTGCGTATTCCCCGTGAATTTGGCGTCGACGCCGAGCTTCAAGCCGGGCACGGCCCGTACCGCGTACTGCGCATACGCGGCGGCCACGTAAGCGGGGGCGCCCGCGACGCGGTTGCCGTCGTAGGACGTGCCCTTCGCGTACCAGGTATCGAGCCACATCAGGTTGCCGCCGAGTTCCCACTGCGAGCCGAGGTGCGTGGATGCGCCCAATTCGATCCCTTGATAAATCGACTTGCCGTCTTCGACGTAGACGTTGTCGCCGTTTGCGTAAGCCGCGCCGCGTTCGATGCGGAACACCGCAGCCGTCGCACTCCAGCGCGCATGCTCGCTCTTCACGCCGATTTCGTATTGCTTGCTGCGCAGCGGATTCAATTGCTGGCCGTAGTTCGCGTAGCCGACGCCGACTTGCGGGCCTTGCTCGAGGGCTTCGACATAGCTCGCATAGAGCGTCGTCTGCGGCTCGACTTTGAACATCAGCGCGACGGTCGGCGTGAGCACGGCGTTCTCGTCGTAGGTCGATGCCGTCGATCCGGTCGTCGTGTACGACGTCTGCGAGTAGTTCGTGTAGCGCAGGCCGCCGAGGATGGACCAGCGCTCGGTGATCTGCATCGTGTCGCTCGCGAACAGCGACTTCTGCGTGATGACGCTGTCGCGATAGGTCTGCAAACCGCTCTTGCCGGGATAGCGGTACGGGTTCGGCAGATAGAGATTGCCCGCGCCGAGCGTCGCAGAGTACGGATTCGCGGAGTAATAGTTCAGCTGCTTTTGCCACGCCGCGCCGAATACGAGTTCGTGCGTGAACGGGCCGGTTTTCAGCTTGCCTTCCAGCATCGCCTGCCACTGGCTGAACTGGTGGGCCTCGTTGCTGTTCCAGCGCGAGTCGCTGTAGTCGCCCGCGCTGTTCAGCAGATAAAGCGTGCTCTCGTTGCGTTCGCGCGTGACCGTGCTGTAGCTGTACGACGTCGAGAAACGCCAGTCGGGTGAGATCTGGTATTGCACGCCTGCCGTGTAGAGCTGCAGGTTGGTGTTCAGGAATTGATCCTGGCCGCCGAGGTTCGACGTGCCGCCGCTAAGGGTCGGCGGCA is drawn from Trinickia violacea and contains these coding sequences:
- a CDS encoding DUF4336 domain-containing protein, with translation MLKSIAPELWHLQRDFALVGGIRISSRMTVVRLADASLWLHAPVPLSADVRSQLAALGDVRYIVAPNKLHHLFVTDCAAAFPAAAIYGAPGLKKKRPDLAAMRELTREIEPQWSQDLEQTFFDGFPLGNETIWFHKRSRTLIVTDLCQCWQGEMPFASKLYASLTGVRNRLAVPRTIQLAVKNREAARASAAKILGYPFERVVTAHNSIVEHDAHAAVERAFACFGPAR
- a CDS encoding NADP-dependent isocitrate dehydrogenase; this translates as MSTQQPTIIYTLTDEAPLLATSAFLPIIRTFTAPAGIEVTTSDISVAGRILGEFPEFLTEEQRVPDNLAELGRLTQLPETNIIKLPNISASVPQLVSAIKELQSKGYKVPDYPEAPKTDEEKALQKRYSKCLGSAVNPVLREGNSDRRAPAAVKNYAKKHPHSMSEWSMASRTHVAHMKHGDFYHGEKSITLDRARDVRMELVTKSGETIVLKPKVSLLDGEIIDSMFMSKKALVEFYEDQMEDARKTGVMLSLHVKATMMKVSHPIVFGHAVKVFYKDAFAKHAKLFEELGVNVNNGLVNLYEKIEALPESKREEVIRDMHACHEHRPALAMVDSAKGISNLHAPNDVIVDASMPAMIRAGGKMWGADGRPADTKCLIPESTFARIYQEIINFCKTNGAFDPKTMGTVPNVGLMAQKAEEYGSHDKTFEIPQDGEARIVDIATGEVLTSLTQQVEKGDIWRMCQVKDAPIRDWVKLAVTRARNSGMPAVFWLDPYRPHEAELIKKVETYLKDYDTKGLDIQIMSQVRAMRYTLERVIRGQDTISATGNILRDYLTDLFPIMELGTSAKMLSIVPLMAGGGMYETGAGGSAPKHVQQLVQENHLRWDSLGEFLALAVSLEDLGFKTGNARAKILAKTLDAATGKLLDNNKSPSPKTGELDNRGSQFYLAMYWAQELAAQTEDAELAAKFAPLAKQLTANEKTIIGELGDVQGKEVDIGGYFKPDVEKLAAVMRPSKTLNAALASVQA
- a CDS encoding helix-turn-helix domain-containing protein → MSTLSAPLIPSPAPSAASRTVGDMLREWRQRRRMSQLLLASEAEISTRHLSFVESGRALPSREMVMHLAERLEVPLRARNALLVAAGYAPLFRERPLSDPQLSAARQAVDLVLKGHEPYPALAIDRHWTMVAANRAIAPLVARADPKLLAGPVNVLRLSLHPDGLAPHIVNWHAWREHVIGRVQRQAETSGDATLAALVGELSAYPAPPHARKPDPAGAFEANQIAVPFRLATDLGVLSFFSTTTVFGTPVDVTLSELAIEAFFPADDDTARALRAYAETQAAP
- a CDS encoding TonB-dependent siderophore receptor; its protein translation is MKNPVSRIAQPKLRQLNRSLKIAGYLTLCASRAGFAQELQPITVTVQRDTPQHLDASVAAGALGSRSQLDTPFSTTVVTSEQLADHQVYKLGDVFAGDASVSDNSGAYNAWATYLTVRGLQIDWQNGFKIDGMPFVSYGITMPYEQLESVQLLKGLSGFMYGFGSPGGVINYVTKKPTDTPVRSVDVGYRTDGIWSEHADLGGRFGPDKMFGARINATHEEGQTYNDGNLRRDAVSLALDARLTRDLSVNFGALYQERRVTGLTPSISTAQYVGGSLPPTLSGGTSNLGGQDQFLNTNLQLYTAGVQYQISPDWRFSTSYSYSTVTRERNESTLYLLNSAGDYSDSRWNSNEAHQFSQWQAMLEGKLKTGPFTHELVFGAAWQKQLNYYSANPYSATLGAGNLYLPNPYRYPGKSGLQTYRDSVITQKSLFASDTMQITERWSILGGLRYTNYSQTSYTTTGSTASTYDENAVLTPTVALMFKVEPQTTLYASYVEALEQGPQVGVGYANYGQQLNPLRSKQYEIGVKSEHARWSATAAVFRIERGAAYANGDNVYVEDGKSIYQGIELGASTHLGSQWELGGNLMWLDTWYAKGTSYDGNRVAGAPAYVAAAYAQYAVRAVPGLKLGVDAKFTGNTQVRAAGNLAAPGFLLVNAGATYSTAIAGHDVTLRAAIDNLANRRYWEFQYADYIKPGDPRTLSLNAKIDF